The Gammaproteobacteria bacterium genomic interval GCCGAACGCCAGTTGCACGAGCCCCTTGATGAACGCCGCGCCGGCGCGCCAGCGCAAACTTCGATACGCAACGTACAGGCTGATGACGTAGACGAGCGCGTCGCCCAGGTTGTCGGCGGAATCCGCCAGCAGGGCCGAGGAATCGGCCCACAAACCGGCCGCAAAAACGGCTAAAAACATGCGGGCGTTGATCGCCAGTACGGCTTTGAGTGTGGCCGCGCGTTAACCCCCTCGAAACGTAAAGTTACAGTAAGTCCTGGCTGAGCGTCGCTAAGCTCGAGTTTTGCCTCGTGCAACTGTGCCACGGCGCGCACCAAGCTTAGGCCAAGACCATTGCCTGGAGTAGTTCGGCTGGTTTCAAGGCGCACAAACCGTTCGAGCACCTTCTGGCGCATTTCGATCGGCACTCCCCGTCCATTGTCGGTGACAAGGACTTTTATCGCGCCATCGCTTGTTCTTGCGCCTAAGTGGATGACTCCTCCTCGCGGGGTATATTTAACAGCGTTATCGAGCAGGTTACCGAAGACCTGTGCCAGCAGATGGCGGTTGCCCAGCAAGCTCAAACCCGGCGCGACATCCTGAGTAAATTCCAGCCCTTTGTCTTCCGCGAGCGGTTGATAAAACTCCGCAATCTCGCGTGCGAGCGTGCTCAAATCAATTTGCTCCCAAGCGCTGCGCTCAGCGCCTGATTCGGCTTGAGCGATGCTGAGCAGCGCATTGAAGGTATGGAGCAATGAGTCGATGTCGGCCAAGACCTGTTGAATCGCGCTACGGTACTCGTCAACATCGCGCGGCGCTAACAGGACGACCTCCAGCCTACTGTGTAGACGATTGAGCGGACCGCGCAGGTCGTGCGCCACGTTATCGGTAACCTGACGCATGCCCTCCATTAGCCGCTGGATCTGATCGAGCATGGCGTTAAGGTT includes:
- a CDS encoding cation transporter yields the protein MFLAVFAAGLWADSSALLADSADNLGDALVYVISLYVAYRSLRWRAGAAFIKGLVQLAFGLGIIIGVVIKMLGQPNRLGSRSWPSLP
- a CDS encoding HAMP domain-containing protein, which translates into the protein MLALLGFVYWNTIRYLDEQTDQSVAAEVDEFRQQYRELGILGVRETIAQRVQAFEDAEQIYLLATSDHTPVTGNLLQWPAALDQNLGWADLDVSVWEQEEGQAENARVRMLAISLPSGYRLLVGRNLHEREELYAHALRILAAAMGLSLVIALVSGLVMSRGILRRIETINRTGGSIMAGHLEQRMPVTGSGDEFDQLAANLNAMLDQIQRLMEGMRQVTDNVAHDLRGPLNRLHSRLEVVLLAPRDVDEYRSAIQQVLADIDSLLHTFNALLSIAQAESGAERSAWEQIDLSTLAREIAEFYQPLAEDKGLEFTQDVAPGLSLLGNRHLLAQVFGNLLDNAVKYTPRGGVIHLGARTSDGAIKVLVTDNGRGVPIEMRQKVLERFVRLETSRTTPGNGLGLSLVRAVAQLHEAKLELSDAQPGLTVTLRFEGVNARPHSKPYWRSTPACF